In Miscanthus floridulus cultivar M001 chromosome 5, ASM1932011v1, whole genome shotgun sequence, one genomic interval encodes:
- the LOC136449410 gene encoding uncharacterized protein codes for MARYGSLLAVAAALLVATAAAVPPTCERIECPAYEVVDSANGFEIRRYTDAMWITTAPIDDISFVAATRIGFLQLFNYIQGKNAYNETIEMTAPVLTRVSPSDGPFCASSFAISFYVPAKNQADPPPAEGLRVERWAGARYAAVRRFGGFVADADVGEQAARLDGSLQGTRWAAAVNDARRADPASPYTVAQYNSPFEFSGRVNEIWMLFDDAAAAATSM; via the exons ATGGCGCGGTATGGCAGCCTGCTCGCCGTCGCCGCGGCGCTGCTCGTCGCCACCGCCGCGGCGGTGCCGCCGACGTGCGAGCGCATCGAATGCCCGGCGTACGAGGTGGTGGACAGCGCCAACGGGTTCGAGATCCGGCGGTACACGGACGCCATGTGGATCACCACGGCGCCCATCGACGACATCTCCTTCGTCGCCGCCACGCGCATCGGCTTCCTCCA ACTGTTCAACTACATCCAGGGCAAAAACGCGTACAACGAGACGATCGAGATGACGGCGCCGGTGCTAACGCGGGTGTCGCCCAGTGACGGGCCCTTCTGCGCCTCTTCCTTCGCCATCAGCTTCTATGTGCCGGCCAAGAACCAGGCGGACCCGCCGCCGGCTGAGGGCCTGCGAGTGGAGCGCTGGGCCGGGGCAAGGTACGCGGCCGTGCGCCGCTTCGGGGGATTCGTGGCGGACGCCGACGTCGGGGAGCAGGCGGCGCGGCTCGACGGCAGCCTCCAGGGCACCAGATGGGCCGCCGCCGTCAACGACGCGCGTAGGGCCGACCCGGCCTCGCCTTACACCGTCGCGCAGTACAACTCGCCCTTCGAGTTCAGCGGCAGGGTCAACGAGATTTGGATGCTGTTCGAcgacgccgctgccgccgccaccagTATGTGA